A genomic stretch from Arachis stenosperma cultivar V10309 chromosome 3, arast.V10309.gnm1.PFL2, whole genome shotgun sequence includes:
- the LOC130965294 gene encoding beta-adaptin-like protein C, translating into MIQVAKDVVLAEKPVITDDSNQLDSSLLDELLVNITTLSSVYHKPPDAFVTRAHTSAQKAEDEEYPEGSETAYSESSSANPANGAVSTPESVAPPSPPPAVPVPDLPGDLMSLVPADEPATPAG; encoded by the exons ATGATTCAG GTAGCTAAGGATGTTGTGTTAGCTGAGAAACCTGTGATAACTGATGACTCAAACCAACTTGATTCGTCTCTGCTTGATGAGCTCCTTGTCAACATTACTACATTATCTTCAGTTTATCACAAGCCTCCAGATGCATTTGTGACCCGTGCACACACCTCAGCCCAGAAAGCTGAAGATGAAGAGTATCCTGAGGGAAGTGAAACAGCATATTCTGAGTCATCTTCTGCAAATCCTGCCAATGGTGCTGTTTCAACCCCGGAATCCGTTGCACCGCCATCACCTCCACCTGCCGTGCCTGTGCCGGATTTACCTGGTGATTTGATGAGTCTTGTTCCTGCTGATGAACCAGCTACTCCTGCCGGGTGA